The Pseudomonas azotoformans genome has a segment encoding these proteins:
- a CDS encoding EAL domain-containing protein has product MIDGQPLACFQPFIDTATGRIAGVEALGRLRQADGRLQSVGPLFADPRTPGVTLRRLDRQIRDNALSRLHEAPEDWFLSLNISPRWINRLRPGQALPSLKQIHHHGVDPQRIVFEITELGGDIRRLADVVARYREAGARIAIDDFGAGYSQLDRVLALQPDILKLDMRLFQEAARGGPSSEVVRALAQMAEKTGCWIIAEGVETEAQLSFALECGSRYVQGYLFAQAQLDWFAADAFVPRFAQLRTVYVQQKLAERGRVMQLRQQLAELMKILQTWAQAQAPLSKLPQLPAFPWLLRFYQCDRHGTQLTPNFEWRQDAWQSDSRYLGHNWSWRPYFYHLLAEGWEERRLTLSSTYRDATTNQYCLTAGQFFDNGQRLLLIDIDAAGL; this is encoded by the coding sequence GTGATCGACGGGCAACCGCTCGCCTGCTTCCAGCCGTTTATCGATACCGCCACCGGCCGCATTGCCGGCGTCGAGGCCCTGGGCCGCCTGCGCCAGGCTGACGGCCGCTTGCAGTCCGTGGGCCCGCTGTTCGCTGACCCGCGCACGCCGGGCGTGACCTTGCGCCGACTCGACCGGCAGATTCGCGACAACGCGCTGAGCCGCTTGCACGAAGCGCCCGAAGACTGGTTCCTGAGCCTGAACATCTCGCCACGCTGGATCAATCGCCTGCGACCGGGCCAGGCCCTGCCGAGCCTGAAACAGATCCACCACCATGGCGTCGACCCTCAGCGCATCGTGTTCGAGATCACCGAACTGGGTGGCGATATCCGACGCCTGGCCGACGTGGTGGCGCGCTATCGCGAAGCCGGTGCGCGCATTGCCATCGACGACTTTGGCGCCGGTTACTCCCAGCTCGACCGAGTGCTGGCGTTGCAACCGGATATCCTCAAGCTGGACATGCGCCTGTTCCAGGAGGCCGCCCGTGGTGGACCGAGCAGCGAAGTGGTGCGGGCCCTGGCGCAGATGGCCGAGAAGACCGGCTGCTGGATCATTGCCGAAGGCGTGGAAACCGAGGCGCAGTTGAGCTTCGCCCTGGAGTGCGGCTCGCGCTATGTGCAGGGCTATCTGTTTGCCCAGGCGCAGTTGGACTGGTTCGCCGCCGACGCCTTCGTGCCGCGTTTCGCCCAGTTGCGCACGGTGTACGTCCAGCAAAAGCTGGCAGAACGCGGCCGCGTCATGCAACTGCGCCAGCAGTTGGCCGAATTGATGAAGATCCTGCAAACCTGGGCCCAGGCCCAGGCACCGTTGAGCAAACTGCCGCAACTGCCGGCGTTTCCCTGGCTGCTGCGCTTCTACCAGTGCGACCGGCACGGCACCCAACTCACACCGAACTTTGAGTGGCGCCAGGATGCCTGGCAGTCCGACAGCCGTTACCTGGGCCACAACTGGTCATGGCGCCCGTACTTCTATCACCTGTTGGCCGAGGGCTGGGAGGAGCGGCGCCTGACACTGTCCTCGACCTACCGCGACGCCACCACCAATCAGTATTGCCTCACGGCCGGACAATTCTTCGATAACGGTCAGCGCTTGCTGTTAATCGATATCGACGCGGCCGGGCTGTAG